The following DNA comes from Ardenticatenales bacterium.
TACCGGAAGGGCGGCGGCTTTGAAGCGATTTACGTGGCAGTCGGCGTACTTCTGGCTGCGTTGTGGACCGCGTGCCGCTGGCTCAGGCGAGAAGGGGAACTGGTTGCTCCGCCGGCGACAGCCCTCTCGCTGTCGCCGCGCAGCCGCGAAAACCTGCTAAACCAGATGCAGACAGCCTGGATTGACGGTTTCCTGAAGCAGTCGCTGCACTACGAAGTCCTCAAACTCGCCCTCCACCACCGCCCGGACGCTGTCGGACCACGTCCGTGGCAGTTAGTGCTGCAGCAGCCAGGGCAGCCAGACGCGCCTGTATCCCCCGACCACTCTTTGCTGGACTTGTTCACCGCCAGCGGACGCAATCTGCTCATCCTGGGCGAGCCGGGCAGCGGCAAGACGATCACCATGCTGCAACTGGCGGAGGTGTTGATTGTAGCAGCCCGCGAGGACGACGCCGCGCCCGTCCCCATCATCCTTAACCTTTCCTCCTGGGCGCAGGCGCAAAAACCGTTGCCGGAGTGGATGGCAGAGGAGCTATTTGTGCAATTTGGCCTGGCTCGCAACCTGACCCACGCCGCCATTGTCCAAAATCAGTTTCTTTACTTGCTGGACGGGCTGGACGAAGTGGCCGCCAATGCCCGCGCGGACTGCCTGACAGCGATCAATGCCTTCAAAGAAAAGCACCCCGCGGAGATGGTCGTCTGCAGCCGCGTCGCCGAGTACGAAGCCTTACAAGAGCGGCTGCACATGGGGACGGCGATTCAGATTCAGCCATTGAGCGATGCCCAGGTTGACGCCTACCTGGCGCAGGAAGGACTGGAACTACAGGCGGCGCGGGCCACCCTGGCGCACGACCCCGATCTGCGCGACCTGGCCCGCGCCCCCCTCATGCTCAACCTGATGGCCCTCGCTTACCGCGGACTAACCCTTGCCGACCTGCAACCGCTGGGGAACCATGCCGCCCGCCGTCGCCACCTCTTTGACCACTACGCCCATCGCATGTTTGCCAGGCGCTCGTTGCCAGCAAACAGTCCTTACACCCAGGCCCAAGCCACCCGCTGGCTGGTTAACCTGGCGCAAGGGATGGCGCGGCACGAACAATCCGTTTTTTACATTGAACGCCTGCAACCCACCTGGCTGCAAAACAGTCGCCTGCATCACTATTACCCGCTATTGAGCGGGCTGATTGGCGGGCTGATTTTCGGGCTGATTGGCGGGCTGTTTGTCGGGCTGATTGGCGGGCTGTTTGTCGGGCTGTTTGTCGGGCTGATTGAGTACGGGGGTGAGGCAGTTATCCAGCATTATGTGCTGCGGTGGCTGCTGGCGCGGGTGCTGCCGTATCCCTTCCGCGACAGCCGCCTGGTCGCCTTCCTGGACGCCATGCACGAGCGCATCTTGCTGCGGCGGGTGGGTTTTTGTGCATCGCTCGCTGCTGGAGTATTTCGCCAGCCTGGCGGAAAACGCCCGCGAATGATTTGGGGGCGTTTCATTTTTGTTGGCCGCCGCCGTAGGATAATTGGTTGAATTGTCCCCCCGTCACGAGGGGACAATTTGGGCAAATTGTCCTACAAGTTATCCCCACAGCGCCGCTCCCATTAACCATTCACCCATTCACGAATTCACCCATTAACTCTTTCCACGGGTCAGTCCAGGCGCGTGATTGTTAGCTGCACGTGCCCGTGGTTGTTGAAGTAGAATGCCGGCATATCATTGGCAAAACTGTAAAAGAGTCCTGATGTCGTCACCGTGTACGTCGCCTCCGTGCCAATGAGAAAGGCATCATCCAACGACTGCCCGATGGCGCCAATGAGGGCAAACCATTGCTCATCCGGCATGCGCCGAAACGGTTCAAACGGCACCATATTCTCGCGCGTGAACCCATCGGCGTTGGTAACCACAAACCAGTCCAGCCACCAATCCTGTGGATCGACCGATAGCGCGTAACTCTCCCCTTGCAGCAGCAGCAGGCCACTCCAGTTCCACTCTGTTTCCGCGCGCACATCCACCGTCGCGCTTTCGCCCACCTGCAAATGGGTAAACGGGCCATCTGTGCGCCCACGTTCGGCGGCGACCTTGCTCGCACCCCCCGCGCCCCCCAGCCACAACAAACCACACAAACCAAGCGTCAATAACCATGCTCGTCTCATACGAAACCTCCTATCTTGTAGGGCGGGTTGCTAACCCGCCCGCGTCCGCGTTCCACAGCTTATCGCGGCGCGTAAACCGCAACCACCCCATTTTGCCACACAGGCTGCAAAAAGGCAGCTTGGGCAGGGTCGAAATCACCCAGGTCCCGTTCGGCGGGGCCGTAAAAGACGTAGTCTATCCCGTTTTGCGCCAGCAATTACCGTCGCCATCCGCCTCACTGTAGGACAATTCGCCGAATTGTCCGCTTGTGGTAGGGGACAATTTTGGCAAATTGTCTTACCCGCTTTGCACCAGTAATTGTCGTCGCCATCCGCCTCACTGTAGGACAATTCGCCGAATTGTCCGCTTGCGGCGCGGGACAATTTTGGCAAATTGTCCTACCCGCTTTGCACCAGTAATTGTCGTCGCCATCCGCCTCACTGTAGGACAATTCGCCGAATTGTCCGCTTGTGGTAGGGGACAATTTTGGCAAATTGTCCTACGGGGCGGATGGGACATAGAGCGTGACGAGTTCGTTTTGCCAGATGGGGTGCAAGTAGGGGGCGCGGGCGGGGTCGAAGTTGCCCAGGTTTCGTTCGGCGGGACCGTAGAAGATGTAGTCAATCCCGTTTTCCGCCAATAATCGTCGCCGCCAGGCGTCGCTGGTTGTGGCGGCGAAGAATTGTTCGGCTTCGGCTTTGCGCGTAGCAAAATCCAGGGTTTCGTATAGATGTCCCACAAACACGGCGTCCCCCGTGGACGCCGGTAAATAGCTTCCGGTCCAGTAGGAGGCCAGCACACGGTCGCCGGGACCGCTGGCATCACGCAGCCAGGTCATGGCCGCTATCTCCTCCTGGGGGCGGAACAGGGGATATGGTTGGATCAGCGCCAGCGTTGCCAGCGCCCCCGTATACAAATAAAGGCTCATGACGCTGTTGCCGAGCAGGATCAGCAGCAGGAACAGGCGGCGCACGCCAGCGGGGCGGTAGCGGGGGCGGCGCAGCAGCGCCTTTATCGGGCGGGCGCGCAGCAGCCAGGGCAGCACGGCGGTCGTTAGCCCGTAGGCGGCCAATGTTGCCAGGGGGATTTGCAGCCCCTCCACAAAGCGGCGCTGCGGCGGCACGGGTAGGTAGAGCAGCAGCGCTGCCGCTCCCACCCAGACCCACAGGAAGGCAAAGGCCAGTTGCGCTGGTGGCTCCATGCGTCGCCAGGCGCGCCAGCCCGCCAGCGCCAACAACAGCAGCGGCGCATAGGTGAGCAGGTAGTGCAGCGGATGCGGGGAAAGCGTCACCGCCTGCGCGTTCCAGGCGCGGTAGACGCTGCTGGTTTGGATGGCGCGGAAGTAATACAGGTACAGCGGCAGAGGAATGAGCAGGGTGGCGGTCAGTTCTATTCCCTGGCGCCAGAGGATGCGCCGCGCCCGGAACATGAGCAGGAGGAGCGTGCCGCCCATCACGGCGGCCAGGAGCAGGATGAGGAAGGGGTAGATGACGGCCAGGGCCAGGTTGGCCGCGCCCGCGCCCAGCAGAAACAGCCGGCGGCGGCGGCCAGGCGGTTGGCCCCAGGCGTACAGCAGAAGGAGGAAAAAGAGGAGGATGAAGGTGATGCCGGCAACAAAATGCGGATACGTGAGCGCGCTAAAAAACAGGTGCGACTCCGGCATCTTCAGGTCCAGGGGGACGGCTTCGGCGGCGCGGGTCCATTCCCACGCCTGGGGCAAACGGACCACATCCCACCCGCTGCCCCCCAACGCCAACAAATACGCCATCCAGCGCGCCCCCCGCTGCCGCAAAAACGTGGCCGCGAAGAGGAAGGTCGCCAGGAAGACGGCCACGTCCCCCACGAATAACCCCAGATGCCAGGCTCCCACCACGGACAACCCCAACCAGCGCCCGACGTGCCCCAGGAAGAGGTAGAAGCCTTCAATAAAAACGGGGGTGTGTGGCTCCAGGGTGAATAGATCGCGGTAGACCCATGCGCCCGCGTGTCCCTGGGCGATGGCGGAGAGATAGGTTCCGTCCTCGACGTTTTGCAGCAGGCCGGTGTAGATGCTGCCCGCCGGCGACAGCCAGTGGCCGAGCAGATAGGGCAACAGGAGCAGCGCCGCGCCCGCTACGGCCACGCCTGCCGCTGTTCCCCACTCGCGCGGGGATAATGCCGGCATCTTCAAACCCACAACGACACTCCCCACTCCTCAACGCCTGGAGTTCGCATACGTTTGCCTGCGCTAATGCCTGTTGATGAGGTTGCCAAATTTCATGGTTGCGTGCGCCTATTGTACTGCATTCGTCCTTTCCCTGGCAGCACGCCGGATGATGGCGGCTGGGCATTCACCGAAACTCATAAATGAGCAAGTCATGGAACGCCTGCGTCCCGGCCAATGTGTAATGCGCTTGCAGCCAGGCCAGATGCGGGTGCAACGCTGCGCCCTCTTGCGCCGCTTCGCGGAAAATCACCAGCCAGATGCGCGGGTGTCCCTGGGCCGCCGTGGGCAGGTCGCCGCTCTCCCGCACGCCGAGGGCGGCTTGCGTGGCCGGGTCGAGCGTGTCCGATGGACTGCCGGGTGGGTCGGCGATGAACGTTTGCGGCAGGTCAGGGTCGTAATAATAGGTGGGTAGGAAGGTGAGCTTGTTGCTGTGAATGATCAGGTCGCCGGGCGCAACTTCTTGCCGCAGATAGGCGACGGCTTGTGGAAACGGCGGGCGGGGGAAGGTGGCGTACTGGTAGTGGTACAGCAGCGAGGCGATGACGACGAGCAGCGCCCCGCCCAGGACGCCCCCTTTGATGGCGCGGGGGGCGTGTCCCCAGGGGAGCAGGCGGGCGGCGAGGAGCAGGTAGACGAAGGCGGAGGGCAGGAGGGCGCGCAGGACGTAGATGGGGCGGACCTGGGAGATGAGGAAGGCGAGGAGGATGGGACCAAAGGCTAACCAGGTAAGCAGGCTGATGGCGTCGGGGAAGGGATCGGCGGCGGGGGCGTGGCGTGGATGCCGGCATTCCATCACCACCAAAACCAGAATGAGCAGACTGAACAAAAGCGCAAACGGAAGCAGCCAGGGCGGCAGCCCCTCATTGTCAGCGGCAAAATGAAACACATACAGCGTCTGGACCAACGCCAGCGCGCCCGGACGCTGCGTCCAGTAATTGGTGGCAATCGCCTGAAGCTGGCGCGGCAGCACCCACAGCCAGGGTGCGAATAACGCCAACATGCCCAGATGCGCGCCAACGACGCCGCGCCAATGGACCACCCGCCGTCCGCGCAGCCAACGCCAGAGAATCCAGCCGCCCAGCGCCAGCAGGAAAAGCGCGGCGAGATTGTGCGTGTAGAGGGCCGCCGCGCCGCAGAGCGCGTATGCCGCCCAGTCGAACCCCTTGTTATCCTGCCAGGCGCGCGCAAAAAAGGCGAGCGCGGCAGTTGTGCAGAGGGCCAGCAGCGCGTACATGCGCGTTTCCTGGGCATAGTAGAGCGGGAAGGGGGCCACGGCGGCGAAGAGGGCGGCTGTGGCGGCCACGCGCCGGTCGAACAGGTGCTTGCCCAACAGATAGAGGACGGCGACGGTGGCGACGCCGGCGAGGACGGACAGCAGGCGCACGGCGGCGGGCGTCTCGCCGAAGAGGCGCATCCAGCCGTGCAGGGTAAAGTAGTAGAGGAGGGGGTGTTCTTCGGCGGCGGCGGCCTGGGGGCCAAGCGTGCCGGCAATCATCTCCCCCACCGACCGCTGCGCAAACAACACGCTGAACGCCTCATCATACCACAACGCCCTGCCGCCCAGGTTCACCACGCGCAGCACGGCCGCCAGCAGCGGAATTGCCGGCCACAAACGACGCGGAGAGGGCAGTTGCCTAATCGTCATCTAGCCATTGGTACAGCACATAATCCTGGTCGCCAATCGTGACTATAGGCTGCAAATAGCGCGCCTGTAAATCCGCCAGCACCGCCTGTTCGCGCGGACCCACGGGGTCGAACTGCTCCGCCAGGATGAAGGCGTAGCCCGCTTGATGGAAGAGGACGTGTGTGATGCCCTGACCGCGCCATTGGGCGGCAATGCCGGCAGCATCCAACCCCTCTCCCCGAGCCAAATGCAAAAACGTATCCAGAATCCCATCCGGGCGGCAGTCTGGGCGGCAGAGATAGCTGCGCGGTTCCCAGAGAAACTGCACCCGCGACTCCCCCGGCAGCGCGTTCACCGCCTGCATTGCGGCTGCGTATGGTCCCAGGCGGCGCGCATAATAGCCGTCCACGGATTCCAACCCCACGACGACGGGCAGCGGATTGATCGACAGGAAGTCGCGCGCGGCGGTGAGCAGCAGCAGCGCCAGGGCGAAGTTGACCAGGGCGCGCGCCAGCCAATCGAGCCGCAACCACGGGCGCGCCAGCGTGTCCAGGCGATCCAAAACCAGCCCCCCCATGATGGCCGACGGCGCAAAGATGGGCAGCAGCAGCCGCGTTTGCAGCAGCAAAGCAGAGCGGGCCAATCCGAACAGCCAAAAAGCGGCGTTGACGACCAGGAAGATGAGCAAGAGAAGGACCACGCGCCGCTCTTCTCGCCGCAATGCTCGCCAGACGAGGGGCAGCAGCAGCGGCAGCGTCAACAAAAATGGGCCGATGGTAGCGTCGTAGCTGCTGCTGCCTTCGCTCCCCAGGATGGTGGCTTCCAACGGGGCCAGCAGGAGGCGCATGGGTTGGTTGGGCCAGAGTCCGCTGCCGGCACGATCATAGAAGGCGCCGCGCCAGGCATCCCAATAGAGGGCGTGGTTCAGGAAGAAGGGGTAGATGGGATTGCCGGTGAGGAGCCAGTTTTTCAGCAGCCAGGGGAGGACGAAAATGCCGGCAATGCCGCCCATGCCCGCCAATCTCCCCACCCAGGCGCGCCACCCCGCGCGCCGCGTCGTCCATACCACTATCGCGGCCATTGCCAGCGGCATCACCACCGCCGTGTACTTGACGCCACCCGCCAGCCCAACACTCGCGCTCGCCAACCAGAGCCACCCGCGCCGTTCCTGCCCGGCATGACAGCCATCGCGCCAGCGCAACAGCGCATACATGGTCGCCGTGAAATAGCAGAACAAGGCCATTTCCGCATACGCGCGCGTCATCA
Coding sequences within:
- a CDS encoding NACHT domain-containing protein; the encoded protein is MNLKLTPEWRRRLTRIVELLVVVTVVMAAASLWQWYRKGGGFEAIYVAVGVLLAALWTACRWLRREGELVAPPATALSLSPRSRENLLNQMQTAWIDGFLKQSLHYEVLKLALHHRPDAVGPRPWQLVLQQPGQPDAPVSPDHSLLDLFTASGRNLLILGEPGSGKTITMLQLAEVLIVAAREDDAAPVPIILNLSSWAQAQKPLPEWMAEELFVQFGLARNLTHAAIVQNQFLYLLDGLDEVAANARADCLTAINAFKEKHPAEMVVCSRVAEYEALQERLHMGTAIQIQPLSDAQVDAYLAQEGLELQAARATLAHDPDLRDLARAPLMLNLMALAYRGLTLADLQPLGNHAARRRHLFDHYAHRMFARRSLPANSPYTQAQATRWLVNLAQGMARHEQSVFYIERLQPTWLQNSRLHHYYPLLSGLIGGLIFGLIGGLFVGLIGGLFVGLFVGLIEYGGEAVIQHYVLRWLLARVLPYPFRDSRLVAFLDAMHERILLRRVGFCASLAAGVFRQPGGKRPRMIWGRFIFVGRRRRIIG
- a CDS encoding glycosyltransferase family 39 protein, with protein sequence MTIRQLPSPRRLWPAIPLLAAVLRVVNLGGRALWYDEAFSVLFAQRSVGEMIAGTLGPQAAAAEEHPLLYYFTLHGWMRLFGETPAAVRLLSVLAGVATVAVLYLLGKHLFDRRVAATAALFAAVAPFPLYYAQETRMYALLALCTTAALAFFARAWQDNKGFDWAAYALCGAAALYTHNLAALFLLALGGWILWRWLRGRRVVHWRGVVGAHLGMLALFAPWLWVLPRQLQAIATNYWTQRPGALALVQTLYVFHFAADNEGLPPWLLPFALLFSLLILVLVVMECRHPRHAPAADPFPDAISLLTWLAFGPILLAFLISQVRPIYVLRALLPSAFVYLLLAARLLPWGHAPRAIKGGVLGGALLVVIASLLYHYQYATFPRPPFPQAVAYLRQEVAPGDLIIHSNKLTFLPTYYYDPDLPQTFIADPPGSPSDTLDPATQAALGVRESGDLPTAAQGHPRIWLVIFREAAQEGAALHPHLAWLQAHYTLAGTQAFHDLLIYEFR
- a CDS encoding glycosyltransferase family 39 protein → MNPFPPGHSSQSRASLRWWSQALLVLLWLAFVIAGFFWAHKPFNTRMLLASGRTGAAILVTGGMVALGAGLGRRLTGRLLDAETGALRLALQSSLGLGVLALLVLGLGALRLFHPLGAWLLVLIVAGICLPHAKSILTDARHLRRPPAQTPWERGLRLFSLSMLLLALGLALAPDISWDAHVYHLTEPRLYLTWGGIAHRIDLPYLGFPQNAEMLYTLGLLLGNAQVPPLLHFSFGLMGLAITADLARRYFNRQVAWAAVALLLSGATCVLLMTRAYAEMALFCYFTATMYALLRWRDGCHAGQERRGWLWLASASVGLAGGVKYTAVVMPLAMAAIVVWTTRRAGWRAWVGRLAGMGGIAGIFVLPWLLKNWLLTGNPIYPFFLNHALYWDAWRGAFYDRAGSGLWPNQPMRLLLAPLEATILGSEGSSSYDATIGPFLLTLPLLLPLVWRALRREERRVVLLLLIFLVVNAAFWLFGLARSALLLQTRLLLPIFAPSAIMGGLVLDRLDTLARPWLRLDWLARALVNFALALLLLTAARDFLSINPLPVVVGLESVDGYYARRLGPYAAAMQAVNALPGESRVQFLWEPRSYLCRPDCRPDGILDTFLHLARGEGLDAAGIAAQWRGQGITHVLFHQAGYAFILAEQFDPVGPREQAVLADLQARYLQPIVTIGDQDYVLYQWLDDD